The Bacteroidales bacterium DNA segment TTTTACCACCTTCTTTTAATTGTTTAATAAGTGGTGGTGGAATAATTTCACTTGCTGCTGTTACAATTATTGCATCAAAAGGAGCGTATTCTTCCCATCCGATATACCCGTCGCCACACCTGACCGTGACGTTTCCGTATCCCAGTGAATCGAGCAGCTTTCGGGAACGTTCGGCAAGGGGTTCGATTATTTCGATTGTGTAGACTTCACGAGCAAGCTCACCAAGTACTG contains these protein-coding regions:
- a CDS encoding protein-L-isoaspartate O-methyltransferase, with the translated sequence VLGELAREVYTIEIIEPLAERSRKLLDSLGYGNVTVRCGDGYIGWEEYAPFDAIIVTAASEIIPPPLIKQLKEGGKMIIPVGSPFFNQNLILVEKKDGKTTTKNLLPVRFVPFTRNK